AAAATAAACAGAAATGTTAGAATATCTGACAACTTGAGGAAAGCTAATACAAGACCAACAAACAACTGAAAGTTATTCATAAGCTAGAGAACAAGGGCTCTAAAGCATCACATACcctgtcttcttcttttttttttgttaatagcaAAATCACACTGTCACACCCCTCATTTTATTGATAAATAAAAGGAGAACCCAGATCAAAGACCTAAGTAGGAGGAAGGATCCAAATTAGACACCTCAAAAGCAGAGAAATCAAAACAGGGTTGCATCACTTCCCCCCCTTACAGATGGGTAAATCACACAATCTTCATGCAGACACAGCCCATTGCATGGGAATACAAGAATTCATGAAATTGCCTGGGAGTAGTATTTGAGTGCCGAACAAAGTGACAGAGTTGCATCACTTTAAAATTATGGACTCCCCATGTAGTTCCACCATCTGACCAACAAAACAACTTAAACCCAACCTCTCCATATCAACCTCTCAATATCAATAGCTCACCAAACAGCCAAACCCCCTAACAGTCAATATGTGTTAGATACCAAGGTGAGTTCCAGTTTCATAACATATGCCACATGGAAGACACATATGAATTTCTGACAAAGAACATTGGTAGAAAAAGAAGGCACAGGCTCATACTTACAACACTTCAGTGCTATGAGTTGTCCTCAATTTTATTGGACCACTTTCAGGCAAATGGAGGACATGAACAGATGTAGCTAACTTGGAGTTAACTGAAGGCAAAGTTCTCTATTTGCCAATTGTTaccgaaaagaaaaggaaaaaaaaagaaaaaagaatcctAACAGTAAAACaacagcaaaaaaaaatgaattatatacaagcaaaatgaaagaTCTTGTTCTTGTTGCTGAAACAGATACGCTATGCCGCTGAAATTGTCCTATTTCTGCTCGAATTTGCGAGCCGTGTTACCAACCTCTCCAAGGCTTCTTTCATCCACAAGGGCTTGCATCCCTCTCTTGCTTCAGCCACCGTCACCTGAACGACCAAATCATCATAAGAGATTTAAGTCTCGTTAAACTCTATCAGACCACTTAAACATTATTACATCGATGATGTTCTTGATCCACTTACCCATCTCCGTTTGCGCACATCCATCTCAGGCCAGTCTACTAGTACATCTGTCACATTCAAAGGGAACATGATACCCTCATAAAATGCATCATGTGTTTTGCTCTTGTATTTCCATCTACCAAGTCTACGCTGTATAAAGGCATAAAAATTTAGTTAGCAATGTTGCCACAGGAATCAATTGTTTATCATGGGAAACAGAACATGAGACTAGAAAGTTTGCATGCTAACCTCAACAGTTCCCTGGACACCAGCTTCCTCCAATGCCTCCCTTGAGGCTCCTTGTTTGATTGTTTCATCAGTTTCCCAACCTCCCTGCGAAAAAAACAACATATAATTCAGAATTAAAATCATAAAAACAGTACCAAAGAAAACAATTTTCCACTTCTGCTGCACCAGATGAATGTCTGCTGCAAACAAATAATCAAATACAAAGTAGTTGAAGTCGTATACAAACAAAATCCTAGGGCCACTTTGTGGACAGAAGACAGCGATAGAAGATTAAACAAAATTACTGATTTTTCCCTGAAACACTCAAAACCAGGAATATTTCTGACAAGTTATATTTGCCACTGAAAGTCTCAAGACCATGAGTCATAAAATATTCATATCTATTTTCCTTACAAAACGAGAAGAATCTTTTTCTAACTTAATTCTTAAAAATGGATCATACCAATATATGACATTAGTCAAGTAGATATACTGGAAACTGATTATATTTCTGCAATTTCCTAAGTTTCAAACTACGAGCGGTGATAATCCTGCTGTTGTGAAAAATTTCAAGTTTGTATACCAATTACTAGTGTAatcatgaactttggaaaattgGAATTTTGTTAATATATTATCCGTTTTGAGGGTTAAGAGAGATCTCGGATTGTCTTCGGAGATGGTCTATACCTTTGGGAACATCATCCCATATCCTTTCTGAGAACTAATGACAAGGACCTCGACTGCTTGATCGAGATCATCACTGCATGGCTTGTCGATGATGAATTTGTAAGGAATGcatctgtcaaaaaaaaaaaatctgtaaaaaaaaaataaagaagcaaACTTAATAGAAATTGCTGTTAACTAGAAAACTTTTTAACGTACAAGAATCTTATtatggagagcttgaaaactaaAGTAGTCAAATCCCAAAACTTGGGGTAAAGTTAAGATGGAAAAtttgttttaaaataaaagtgGGCCAAACAATGTGAGAAAATGAAAGGCGAAAGCAAAAACCTCAAGGAGAAGAGATTCTAAAACAGAAATCatcaaaaaagattaaaaagaaaacacaaaaGGTAGAGCCCAAATAACGttccaaaatttttattttaattttctcaTGGAATTCGAAAGAAACAAACaatatttttttcccttccTGGCAAGTGCATCGGATTCGGAAGAGAAAAACCAAATCAAAGCACGAGGCCAGAACCAAATCAATAGCATGCCTGAAAAAATTCATGAACAAACCGCGCCAAGATTTCACCTTTCCCCAAAAATCACCGCAAACGAAGAAAACCCATGCCAAAGATCCCAAGAGAACGAAAAACCACACAGCACGCGAACAGAAGCAAAAAAACAGAGCGAAACGCCGCCGGAATCCATAACCAAAACCAACCCCAAGATCCCATCTTTCCCTCAAAATCACGAAAGACGAGAACCCAGGCCAAAACCAAGCGCGTAAGGCTTCCAGAAATCATGGGAATGGGAACGAACCCGACAACGAGCCGGCACCCGCTCCTGTTGTACCGCTGCAATTGCCTCCCCTGCCGCGACACCAAAGACAccatcttcctctctcccttctCCGAAGAAAAATCCTCACCCAAAATGcccttctcctctctcccttcTCGCCCAGCCCCCGAACGATCCCTTATTTAAAACGCACAACGGAGGAAGAAGGACAAGAGTAGGCGGGCGCCCAGCCGAACCCAACACGCGGACTCGTTCCAAAATCTCGTCGAATCCCTTGAGAGAGGAACCAGCGGCGCCGCGGTTCTGGTTTTCGAGACGAACGGAAACGGGATATAAATAGAACGggcgagagaagagagagagagagagggaggtgggGAATTATTAGATTAGAACAGGGGCACTTTGGGAGTAGGGTCGGGTTGGCGCGTGCGGAGCCCCCACTTCTTTCCTTCTGGGGCGAGACGGGACGGGAAAACGGTTTAATAATCTCAGCTGACGGTACCACCGCCACGTGCCCCTGTCTCATTGGAAGACTGTTATGACTTTGGAACGGGCTTTTGTTGGTGGgcgataatgatgatgatgatgttgattgGTAGTGATCATGATGACGACGATGGAGATTGGCTTGGAGGGGCTCCACAAAAAATGCTAAGGACTCCTTTGGTTcgcgaaaataaaaagaagaaaaaaaatatgaccaataaaaaaataataaaatattttttatttagttaaaattttcaaaagagagaaaagagaaagctgtattcttatgaaaatatgatttctatattttataaaaaagtctgagaaacatgaaaaagttactatctcaaaaaatttcttcagcattaaagaagcattaaaaagacattaaagacctaatttttattaaaggcataatagaaattgtacataacttttccaaaaaagtagatagccaaccaaacataagcactttgaaaatttgtcgttttttcatggtcaaccaaacatgccaaaagtacttttccagGCATCCTCTTTCTATAAATTTGttttctagaaatcatatttctaaaagaaaaaatgctttccgcgaaccaaacgtgCCCTAAGTTATAAATCAATGCTTctatctttcttcctctctctgaGGAAATCAAGGGGTACACCAGTCAATAGGAGCAGAAGTTGGGAAAAGTGCAGGGTCAAAAAAAATTGCTTTAATTCTCGTTTGCCCTATTAGCACCTCAGGCCAAGTAACATACTGAATGACTAGTACAAAGATGGAGTGATAGTGTAAAAGTACAAGTATTGCGGCTGAGTTTTAGCTATTGGCTCTTGAGATTGCATCCTTCATCATGGCATGATAAATTGCCCGTTTGTCTTtactttatttgtttgttttttctacaattttatataCAGCAGTGATATATAAAACAAAGATAAGATTTCAAAATGTAGTTAAAAAGAGAAAGCATTGCGTTTGTTTTTTTTCGAGCGCAGGTTTTTCTCATACTCTACTTACGTAGGCAAATAATAAGGGGCACAAATAGATAAATGAGAAATCCGGGCTCGAAGTGATGTCTCAAAGGAACATCGATTTTTCATTTTAACAATCTTTGTTGTTCAAGTCTgccaatttgaaattttaatgcCTGAGTGGTGGCACGGTTCATATTTTAGCTCTTTTTCTTTAGGCAAAGAGATTACGTTTTCAAAACAAATTTTGGTTAATATTATTTGGTACCTCCCCGTCTCTTATTTTTTCTATATGATCACATACTTATAGATGGTACTTGTAACAGCTAGGACCTTATCTTTATTTAAGTCCTGACATTCTCCCCAagtttcaaatttaatcacaaggatcccgatcggcccgtggtcagccctaatAGATTAATCCTGCAGTGTTCTCTAATCCACATAGATTATTGGTTGGATCCACTCTGAAACTATTTGTAACATTCtagaacctcatccaaaaaggctagatAAAAAATATTACATGAGTTTCTTGAtatgtataagtacctaagatctatcaAACGAATAATCGATATGAAACTAAATACAGTCTGTACAAGTTCTTACACATAATTAAAAACATTTGTTCTTTGATTTCTTTCCTTCATAAAAGTTTAAATGTCTCCAAAGAATCAAAGGCAGAAAGATAAACATCCTCTGATTCTGTAACTTTCAAGTGGGCCGGGAGCCAGTATGGCCATTGCGAGAGATGCTTTTATATAAAGACATCCACTCAGCCAATGCCTCAACCTTATCAAAAGCTCTCGATGGTTGATGGATTCTTGTTTGCATTTTATGAGTATTCTAATGAGGAGGAGGTTGACGTCCTCTGAATGCCATAATGTCTATTCAAGAACATGGCTTACGTGGGATGCTTTTTGGCCTACCGCAGTATTATGATATGCATGAGGGAGTGGATGACAGGAAAATGGGGACTCGGATTCCCCTATCCAAGTTGGATGCTGGTCATCTCATAGTCAAAAGATGACATGGGAAAACATAACTACTTTTACGTTGCGTACTTCATTAGAACGTTTCCACGTCGTCGCACGTGTCGTTGACATGTTTGATAAGGATGCAACCAGCCGCACAATGCACGATGGCACCaagatgtttttcttttgtgtgATCCCATCTGTTCTTTAGTAAGTTAGAGAGTAATTGAACAACTCTCCAGGAAACTCGTTGTAATATAGAAGATTTCTCGTTGTTTTTGTTGTCTAGTAGTCGTCTTTCACGAAGAAGGAATCTAATGGGATGGGATCATGGGAAGCCAACTGAGACTCCACAGAACTGTCATCATTTATCATTCATGGTCGGCAACGGCCTTGTCCTGTTGCTGCAAGTGAGTTGGGTCAGGCCTAGGTCTATGGCagtgccggctcgagccttaggcgaccgaggcggtcgcctaagaccCCGGCCCAGGAAAGGCCCCCACCCAgccatttgttttttttattccacCATGGCGCTATGGCAGACCGCAGATGAGACGGGGTGTGGGTTTGGGCGGCGACATGAAAGGCTGAGACTGAGCTAGCAATGGGCGACGGCAGTCGGCAGACGGGGACTGGCGACGGGCGATGGCGTGGTCGAGCGACGGGGACTGGCGACGGGCGACGGGCGATGGCGACGGGCGACGTGGCGACGGGCGAACGGCTATTTCCTCCCCggctctcctcttctctccccccttctctgcCTTTTTAATGCCGGAACCTTCTCCGGTTCTTCATTCTTGGCACTCGGCAGTCGGCAGAATCGGCTTGCAAAGATGCAGAGCGGCGAGCGCAAAACCCTCTCCAGCTCTCCTCACCGAcgtcgccgtcctcggctccgagCTCCGGCCTCCGACTCCGAGCTCCGAGCTCCAGTCCACCGTGCGTCCGTGCAGAGTCCCGTCCTCTCCTCGCCGACTCCGagtcgccgtcctcggctcctccgaccTCCAACTCCGCGGCGACCGAGGCGGCGAGGCCTTCCGAGTCCCGACTTCCGACTCCGAGCTCCACGGCTTCCGGTCTCGTCGGCTCCGCCGCTCCGCAGCTCCGGCCTCATCGGCTCCGCTCTAAAGTCCACTCCACTGGATTTTCAATTTTGACAGGGAAGGTGAGACCGTGAGACCCTAATTTGTGCTTATTAAATGTTAAATAGTTGAGCTCTTCGCCTCTTCCTATGCTTGCTAATCCTACTGAATCCTtccttctttattgaaatttataCCCGTCGCTCTAAGTCTCTGATCCGGGTTTTGTTTGGGTTGTCCACAGTCCACACATTAATCTTTTAGCCATCAAATCCCCCTCTTTCTGCTGCGAGAGtcttaaaaatctaatttttttaatgctttCTTTCTCTGACTTCTCTCAACTATATTAGATTTGGAGGAATGAGATACCAGAGGGCAGGGGCCGctgaaggagagaatagtttcATTTGAGGTCAGTAAGAGCATTTAGTTCTCATACCTTGTTTTTGACATTTAGGGTTatctttttgttcttctttttggCGTTCATTTGATAAAGATTGAATCTTTTTTCCTGTATCTGATTTTTTCTGGAGAGTTTTGGGGTTCTTCACGGTTTTGATCACGCTTTGGATTGAGTTGAGGCtggcttttttttaaaagtcaTTCTCTCCCCAGAAGTCCAAACTCTCAGACGTCCTTTCAAAGTTTAGAATGGTTGTCATCTGAGAGAGCTAGGGCCGGGCAAATTTGTCTCGCACAGGTCTCTACATCTCAGAGAAATAATTGACCAATGCCCTCACCTCCCTATCGTGTTGAAGGCCACCCAGCTGGCTAAACCTTTTCTGCATCATGATGACTTCGAGCCTCTTCACTATGAAGTCTATCATTAGGTGGACAAAGGAGTCATAGTTGCTGGATGTAGCCACACCATATTGGGCACTTCCAAGTTCCAACAAGCAATTTTTGCTTGCAATTTTTGTTGCTTACTCCTGATGAGTTTCTTCAAAGATTTGACTTTTTTGATCAAAGATTGAGGTCTTTGGGTTTCATtgcatttattaaaaaaatttcataattaaaaaaaaaaaggcccctcttactgagttcgccttaggcccccaaacgcattgggccgcccctggtgTATGGTGAACAAAGATTTGATCTGTTTGGCTCAAGGGGTCTGTGTCTGGTGCTTGCTGGATTTAGGAGGCTAAGCCTGGAATTGGAACATATCATGGTGATGGAGTTTGC
This is a stretch of genomic DNA from Phoenix dactylifera cultivar Barhee BC4 chromosome 9, palm_55x_up_171113_PBpolish2nd_filt_p, whole genome shotgun sequence. It encodes these proteins:
- the LOC120111915 gene encoding nudix hydrolase 17, mitochondrial-like, with protein sequence MVSLVSRQGRQLQRYNRSGCRLVVGCIPYKFIIDKPCSDDLDQAVEVLVISSQKGYGMMFPKGGWETDETIKQGASREALEEAGVQGTVERRLGRWKYKSKTHDAFYEGIMFPLNVTDVLVDWPEMDVRKRRWVTVAEAREGCKPLWMKEALERLVTRLANSSRNRTISAA